The following proteins come from a genomic window of Brevibacillus antibioticus:
- a CDS encoding recombinase family protein translates to MVAVFIRTASSDFRKTQKQMESCMPFVKDIEHKLYMEIDVKTNDSDRPGLSQLIADIEAGLVKEVICQSAERISRNPVELSNFMWIANQMNVPVVFAE, encoded by the coding sequence ATGGTTGCTGTTTTTATCAGAACTGCCTCCAGTGATTTTCGGAAGACCCAAAAGCAAATGGAGTCCTGCATGCCGTTTGTCAAAGATATAGAACATAAGTTATACATGGAAATCGACGTTAAAACCAATGACTCCGATCGTCCTGGCCTGTCTCAGTTGATCGCTGACATAGAAGCTGGATTGGTAAAAGAGGTCATCTGCCAAAGTGCTGAGCGAATCTCCCGGAACCCTGTTGAGTTAAGTAACTTTATGTGGATAGCTAATCAGATGAATGTCCCTGTGGTATTTGCCGAGTGA
- a CDS encoding PH domain-containing protein, giving the protein MGLLDGLMGNASEVNIADVQNEYAQILANNERIEKAYKLIRDMFIFTNKRLILVDKQGITGRKTEYHSIPYKSINHFSIETAGNFDLDAELKIWLSGSAVPIQKQFNKNLNIYKIQSVLAEYILD; this is encoded by the coding sequence GTGGGTTTATTAGACGGTCTAATGGGTAACGCTTCGGAAGTTAACATTGCAGATGTTCAAAATGAATATGCTCAAATCTTAGCGAACAATGAGAGAATAGAAAAGGCGTACAAATTAATTCGCGATATGTTCATCTTCACAAACAAGCGGTTAATACTAGTTGATAAGCAAGGCATTACTGGTAGAAAGACAGAGTACCATTCCATTCCTTATAAAAGCATTAATCATTTTAGTATTGAAACAGCTGGAAATTTTGATTTGGATGCGGAATTGAAAATTTGGCTTTCTGGAAGTGCAGTACCGATCCAAAAACAATTTAACAAAAACTTGAATATTTACAAGATACAGAGCGTATTGGCCGAGTACATTTTGGATTAG
- a CDS encoding leucine-rich repeat domain-containing protein, translated as MEINLPHAKLTALPCLNISLNEITYINLFDNNFTKVPKEIYKMTNLKVLNISANEIGEIPASIKI; from the coding sequence ATGGAAATCAACTTACCCCATGCTAAATTAACTGCCTTGCCATGCCTAAATATATCTCTAAATGAAATTACATATATAAATCTATTTGATAATAATTTCACAAAAGTTCCAAAAGAGATCTATAAAATGACCAATCTAAAGGTACTAAATATTTCTGCTAATGAGATTGGGGAAATTCCTGCTAGTATAAAAATTTAA
- a CDS encoding Arm DNA-binding domain-containing protein, translating into MRYKDPFTQKYKEKSKHGFATKKEAQLASLGY; encoded by the coding sequence ATCCGCTATAAAGACCCTTTTACTCAAAAGTATAAAGAGAAATCAAAACACGGATTTGCAACAAAAAAGGAAGCACAACTCGCATCCCTGGGGTATTAA
- a CDS encoding DUF6492 family protein: MTRSAKSPFNSSIKIDVLIPAIEKDLGTLPYVIDSIRKQVKHPIGKIMVVSPPSKRIQALCRRKNCTFINERRVLPITKKDIHYQTKRTNRSGWLLQQLLKLAGGNLTKQRYYLVIDADTILIRPHVFLVNGKTVFYCRNWSRPEYFRTYKKLMGTKPTASRSFVAHYMLFDKSKLSRLKSKIEARHKTRWYWAIIKKTNKQSYAGFSEFETYGNFVKAHYPGHLVVRSSLNKSLSSKPASLTRKRIVRLAQKYRSISFHKRGWYIRKKKSVRK; the protein is encoded by the coding sequence TTGACACGTTCAGCGAAAAGCCCCTTCAACAGCTCTATCAAAATTGATGTCCTGATTCCAGCTATTGAGAAAGACCTTGGCACTCTTCCCTATGTCATTGACAGTATCCGCAAGCAAGTGAAGCACCCCATCGGTAAGATCATGGTTGTATCGCCACCAAGCAAACGAATCCAAGCCCTTTGCAGGCGTAAAAACTGCACTTTCATCAATGAAAGACGCGTCCTACCAATTACAAAAAAAGACATTCACTACCAAACCAAACGCACCAATCGGTCGGGCTGGCTGCTCCAACAATTGTTGAAGCTAGCGGGAGGAAACTTGACCAAGCAAAGGTATTATCTTGTGATTGACGCCGACACCATTCTCATCCGACCTCATGTCTTTCTCGTCAACGGGAAAACCGTTTTTTACTGCCGTAACTGGAGTCGTCCCGAGTATTTTCGCACCTATAAGAAATTAATGGGAACCAAGCCAACCGCTTCGCGCTCCTTCGTTGCGCACTATATGCTGTTCGACAAATCGAAGCTCTCCCGGCTGAAGTCTAAAATTGAGGCTAGGCATAAAACTAGATGGTACTGGGCGATTATCAAGAAAACCAACAAGCAGAGTTATGCCGGCTTTTCCGAGTTCGAAACTTACGGTAATTTCGTGAAGGCTCACTACCCCGGTCATCTGGTTGTAAGAAGTTCCCTTAATAAAAGCTTATCTTCAAAACCGGCATCACTTACTCGCAAACGGATCGTCAGGCTGGCCCAGAAATACAGGTCCATCTCCTTTCATAAACGCGGCTGGTATATCCGTAAGAAGAAGAGTGTGAGAAAATGA
- a CDS encoding glycoside hydrolase domain-containing protein, producing MNQCKNGSLKVEQAKNGDKESQRITDADLYIIVVYQNGGRDSNEFTYKNGKKACRSASSQGVDVGQPFNTIIYFCGRYGYWRFSRI from the coding sequence GTGAATCAATGCAAAAATGGGAGCCTGAAGGTTGAGCAAGCAAAAAATGGTGACAAGGAATCGCAGCGCATCACTGATGCGGACTTGTATATTATCGTAGTCTATCAGAATGGTGGACGAGATAGTAACGAGTTCACTTACAAAAATGGAAAAAAAGCTTGCAGAAGTGCCAGTAGCCAAGGTGTCGATGTGGGACAGCCGTTCAATACGATCATTTATTTTTGCGGTAGATATGGATATTGGAGATTCAGTCGAATTTGA
- a CDS encoding DUF4062 domain-containing protein codes for MRKKLQIYISSTYYDLIEERHTAVEAILQAGHIPAGIEQSFNESPMKIRKRWIDESDVYILLLGGFYGLTLPDESKSYTHWEYEYAGEAGKPRIAFVVTDEALRQKPYDFAAIEYYQKFQEFKQSVMEQIPTYYVEDVRHIKMVLRDQLPEYAARDDLYGWFSGKDVPDVQKLLEENARLKAELE; via the coding sequence ATGAGAAAAAAATTACAAATTTACATATCGTCTACTTACTACGATCTTATTGAGGAAAGACATACCGCTGTTGAAGCCATACTTCAAGCCGGTCATATCCCTGCTGGAATTGAGCAATCTTTCAATGAAAGTCCAATGAAAATTAGGAAGAGATGGATCGACGAGTCCGATGTATATATCCTGCTTCTCGGAGGATTTTATGGTTTAACGCTTCCTGATGAATCCAAGAGCTATACGCATTGGGAATATGAGTATGCCGGAGAAGCGGGCAAACCTAGAATTGCTTTTGTTGTCACAGATGAAGCATTAAGACAAAAGCCATACGATTTCGCAGCAATTGAATACTATCAGAAGTTTCAAGAGTTTAAGCAATCGGTCATGGAACAAATTCCTACTTACTATGTTGAAGATGTACGGCACATTAAAATGGTACTTCGTGATCAATTGCCGGAGTATGCAGCAAGAGACGATTTGTACGGCTGGTTTTCCGGCAAGGATGTCCCTGACGTTCAAAAGCTGTTGGAAGAGAATGCAAGATTAAAAGCGGAGTTGGAGTAA